One window of Trifolium pratense cultivar HEN17-A07 linkage group LG5, ARS_RC_1.1, whole genome shotgun sequence genomic DNA carries:
- the LOC123883587 gene encoding phospholipase A1-Ibeta2, chloroplastic-like — MQTMNSTLPPHMFQTKNTTFTCRASSINKHLPPISPPRKPLSSTTTKLHLSNLDKLLQKQSPIQTNDTTTTTTTITEKKSKNILEGLDLSNLIWSDKKTTDDQMSPHHLKNLQHLLTKTAEYSPRNTLGSHWRQYHGCNDWKGMLDPLDENLRREVVRYGEFVQAAYHCFHSDPATSQYEPPQSRHVSLPDKSYRVTKNLYATSSIGLPKWVDDVAPDLGWMSQRSSWIGYVAVCDDKREISRLGRRDIVISLRGTATCLEWAENMRAHLIETNAQHGKNSKVGCGFLSLYKTKGTHVPSLAESVIKEVKRLMEVYKGETLSVTVTGHSLGAALALLVADDLSTCSPNVPPVAVFSFGGPKVGNKAYGNKITAQNVKVLRIVNSQDVITRVPGIFVSEEFEQKLRNFKAVSENTPLAYSHVGVELRVETKMSPFLKPDADMACCHDLEAYLHLVDGFLASNCPFRANAKRSLARLMQDQSSNVKKLYTSKAKTMSVNIEKQRTFSISDCLPSPS; from the coding sequence ATGCAAACAATGAATTCCACTTTACCACCACACATGTTCCAAACCAAAAACACCACCTTCACATGTAGAGCCTCTTCCATCAACAAACATCTTCCACCCATCTCTCCTCCACGAAAACCACTTTCTTCAACCACCACCAAGTTACATCTCTCCAATCTTGATAAACTCCTTCAAAAACAAtcaccaatccaaacaaacGACACAACAACCACCACAACAACCATAACTGAAAAGAAATCAAAGAACATTTTGGAGGGTCTTGATTTGTCTAACCTTATATGGTCAGACAAGAAAACAACCGACGATCAAATGTCGCCACACCATCTCAAAAACCTTCAACATCTCCTCACCAAAACAGCGGAGTATTCTCCCCGGAACACGCTCGGCAGCCACTGGAGACAATACCATGGCTGCAATGATTGGAAAGGTATGTTAGATCCTCTAGATGAGAATCTCCGGCGAGAGGTTGTtcgttatggtgagtttgtacAAGCTGCGTATCATTGCTTTCACTCCGACCCCGCCACATCACAATACGAACCACCACAATCACGCCATGTGTCACTTCCTGATAAATCGTATAGAGtgacaaaaaatttatatgcCACGTCATCAATTGGGTTGCCTAAATGGGTTGATGACGTGGCTCCAGATCTTGGGTGGATGAGCCAGAGATCCAGCTGGATTGGATACGTTGCAGTTTGCGATGACAAAAGAGAAATTTCACGGTTAGGTAGAAGAGATATTGTTATATCTCTTCGCGGAACTGCCACGTGTCTTGAATGGGCCGAGAATATGAGGGCCCATTTAATAGAAACTAATGCTCAACACGGAAAAAACTCCAAAGTTGGGTGCGGTTTTCTTAGCTTATATAAAACCAAAGGGACTCATGTTCCGAGCTTAGCCGAGTCAGTGATCAAAGAAGTGAAGCGGCTCATGGAAGTTTACAAAGGCGAAACACTTAGCGTAACAGTAACCGGTCATAGTCTCGGCGCGGCTTTAGCTTTATTAGTAGCCGACGATCTCAGTACTTGTAGCCCAAATGTTCCACCCGTGGCTGTTTTTTCCTTTGGTGGACCCAAAGTTGGTAACAAGGCTTATGGAAACAAAATCACAGCACAAAACGTGAAAGTTTTGAGAATAGTAAATTCTCAAGACGTGATTACTAGAGTTCCTGGAATTTTCGTTAGTGAAGAGTTTGAACAAAAATTGAGAAACTTTAAGGCTGTTAGCGAAAACACACCATTGGCTTACTCACATGTGGGAGTCGAGTTGCGCGTCGAAACAAAGATGTCGCCGTTTTTGAAGCCTGATGCTGACATGGCATGTTGTCATGACTTGGAAGCTTACCTACATTTAGTTGATGGTTTTTTGGCTTCCAATTGTCCTTTTAGAGCCAATG